A genomic segment from Psychrobacter arcticus 273-4 encodes:
- the parC gene encoding DNA topoisomerase IV subunit A — MSDVIDHTLDPILANEPMDTRSVAEFAEQAYLNYAMYVIMDRALPNIADGLKPVQRRIVYAMSELGLKSTAKAKKSARTVGDVLGKYHPHGDSACYEAMVLMAQPFSYRYPLITGQGNWGSPDDPKSFAAMRYTEAKMSAYANTLLAELGQGTVDWQDNFDGTMQEPTTLPARLPNILLNGTTGIAVGMATDIPPHNLIEVVRAAIRLLKNPELSVKQLTQSIPAPDLPTPAEIITSKKDLQAMYETGRGSYKMRATFHIDPKEKNLVIIDALPYQVSGNKIQEQIAKLMTDKKLPWITDIHDESDHENACRIVLELRSTRVDVDRVMSHLFASTDLESNYRVNMNMIGLNGKPQVKNLKEILEEWLVCRRSVVTRRLQYRLDKIDKRLHILAGLLIAYLNIDEVIRIIREEDDPKLSLMQDYDLTDIQANAILDIRLRQLAKLEEIELRREQDELAAERAIIQEYLDNPDSLTTLMIDELTADMKEHGNERVSPLAEREEAQALKESDLVPSEPITAVLSKAGWIRAAKGHDVDAAGMSYRSGDAYQAHVRGKSNEKIYVLDSTGRSYSIDAHSLASARGQGDPLTSVLKPPAGATFEQLLTGADDQRIILASSQGYGFINTIGNLDSNQKAGKNIINLAANSRLLPIACIDTQADLLVSAENNGISDTENSSTPDHIAVVTNAGYLLIFALDDLPEQARGKGNKMITLKGDEEVLTITPLSKQDSLIITAGKRHVTLKPMDLANYTSKRGSRGGQLPRGFQNVTSVEVIQ, encoded by the coding sequence ATGTCCGATGTTATCGATCACACGCTTGACCCAATCCTTGCAAACGAACCAATGGATACGCGCTCAGTGGCGGAGTTCGCTGAGCAAGCGTATCTTAATTATGCCATGTACGTCATCATGGATCGGGCGCTGCCAAATATCGCTGATGGTCTAAAGCCTGTCCAGCGCCGTATCGTTTATGCAATGAGCGAACTTGGGCTGAAATCAACGGCTAAAGCGAAAAAATCTGCGCGTACAGTCGGTGACGTATTGGGTAAATATCATCCGCATGGCGATAGTGCCTGTTATGAAGCGATGGTACTCATGGCACAGCCGTTTAGTTATCGCTATCCGCTGATTACCGGTCAAGGTAACTGGGGTAGCCCTGATGATCCAAAATCTTTTGCCGCCATGCGTTATACCGAAGCGAAAATGTCTGCTTATGCCAATACCTTACTCGCGGAATTGGGTCAAGGTACGGTTGATTGGCAGGATAACTTCGATGGCACCATGCAAGAGCCGACTACTCTGCCCGCTCGCCTGCCCAATATTTTATTGAATGGTACGACCGGTATTGCCGTTGGTATGGCAACGGATATTCCGCCGCATAATCTCATTGAAGTGGTTCGTGCTGCTATTCGTCTGCTGAAAAATCCTGAGCTATCGGTTAAACAACTCACCCAGTCAATACCAGCGCCTGATTTGCCAACGCCAGCTGAAATCATCACCAGCAAAAAAGATCTGCAAGCCATGTATGAGACTGGACGTGGCAGCTATAAAATGCGTGCAACTTTTCATATTGACCCTAAAGAAAAAAACCTCGTCATCATCGATGCGCTCCCGTATCAAGTCTCAGGCAATAAAATCCAAGAGCAAATTGCCAAGCTGATGACCGATAAAAAGCTGCCTTGGATTACGGATATTCATGATGAATCAGACCACGAAAACGCTTGCCGTATCGTGCTCGAGTTACGCTCAACGCGGGTCGATGTCGATCGCGTCATGAGTCATCTGTTTGCTAGTACTGACTTAGAAAGCAATTACCGCGTAAATATGAATATGATTGGCTTAAATGGTAAGCCACAAGTTAAAAACCTTAAAGAAATCTTAGAAGAATGGCTGGTTTGCCGCCGCTCAGTGGTCACCCGCCGTTTGCAGTATCGCCTCGATAAAATTGATAAGCGCTTGCATATCCTTGCAGGTCTGCTGATTGCTTATCTAAATATTGATGAAGTCATTCGCATTATTCGTGAAGAGGACGATCCAAAATTATCGTTAATGCAAGATTATGATCTCACCGATATTCAAGCCAATGCCATCTTGGACATTCGTTTGCGTCAACTAGCAAAATTAGAAGAGATTGAGCTGCGCCGCGAGCAAGATGAGCTGGCAGCAGAACGGGCAATCATTCAAGAGTATTTGGATAATCCAGACAGTCTAACCACTCTGATGATTGATGAGCTCACTGCCGATATGAAAGAACATGGCAACGAGCGTGTGTCACCACTGGCTGAACGCGAAGAAGCGCAGGCATTAAAAGAATCTGACCTCGTACCAAGCGAGCCGATTACCGCTGTGTTATCAAAAGCCGGTTGGATTCGTGCTGCCAAAGGACACGATGTCGATGCCGCTGGTATGAGCTATCGCTCAGGCGATGCCTATCAAGCGCACGTGCGCGGTAAATCGAATGAGAAAATCTACGTCCTTGATAGTACAGGTCGCAGCTATAGCATTGATGCGCATAGTTTAGCTTCCGCTCGTGGTCAAGGTGATCCGCTCACCAGTGTCTTAAAACCGCCAGCAGGTGCAACTTTTGAGCAGCTATTAACCGGTGCAGATGATCAGCGCATTATCCTCGCCAGCTCGCAAGGTTATGGTTTTATCAATACCATTGGCAATCTTGATAGCAATCAAAAAGCGGGGAAAAACATCATTAATCTAGCCGCTAATAGCCGATTGTTACCTATTGCGTGTATCGATACTCAAGCTGATTTGCTGGTAAGCGCTGAGAATAATGGCATATCTGATACTGAAAATAGCTCTACGCCTGACCATATCGCTGTCGTGACCAATGCTGGCTATTTATTGATATTTGCGCTTGATGATTTGCCTGAACAGGCTCGCGGCAAGGGTAATAAGATGATTACTCTAAAAGGTGATGAAGAAGTGCTTACCATCACGCCACTCAGTAAACAAGACAGCTTAATCATTACTGCTGGCAAGCGACATGTGACCTTAAAGCCGATGGATTTAGCCAACTATACCTCCAAACGCGGTAGCCGTGGTGGTCAGTTGCCAAGAGGCTTTCAGAATGTGACGAGTGTTGAGGTTATACAATGA
- a CDS encoding NYN domain-containing protein, producing MKKFAVLIDADNSSHRSIEPILEEIAKYGIASIKRIYGDWSIEALQSWRDKLLPNAITPVQQFAYVSQKDATDMKLVIDAMDILYAGDVDGFCIVSSDSDFTPLASRIRESGLLVYGFGKKSTVKSFVNACDKFVYVENLLPEHENKILIARNSSAHISSSTVKVDSKAVSLQTNPTHIKNIEVDIPTLNLIYKAIKDNSDDEGWASLAEIGNYINNVRPDFDTRTYGRAKLSGLLKKLLKFECKIEDSHMLVRKFNFPLFIEMIRTTVIEMTKEDANSNGWVFLSNLIENLKSQVRNHPILTHLSEHEIEQKILIIDPKYVNFNDDKSLIRITT from the coding sequence ATGAAAAAATTTGCTGTTTTAATTGACGCTGATAACTCATCACACCGTAGTATAGAGCCTATCTTAGAAGAAATTGCGAAATATGGTATTGCTAGTATCAAACGTATTTATGGTGATTGGAGTATAGAAGCGCTGCAATCATGGCGAGATAAGTTGCTACCTAATGCAATTACACCAGTACAACAGTTTGCTTATGTTAGTCAAAAAGATGCTACTGATATGAAGTTAGTGATAGATGCTATGGACATACTATATGCAGGGGATGTCGATGGCTTTTGTATTGTTTCCAGTGATAGTGACTTCACGCCATTAGCATCTCGTATTCGTGAAAGTGGATTACTTGTCTATGGATTTGGAAAAAAGAGTACGGTTAAGTCGTTCGTAAATGCCTGTGATAAATTTGTTTATGTTGAAAACCTTTTGCCTGAGCATGAAAACAAAATTTTAATAGCGAGAAATTCAAGCGCTCACATTAGCTCTAGTACCGTTAAAGTTGACAGTAAAGCGGTGAGTTTACAGACAAATCCAACACATATTAAAAATATTGAAGTAGACATACCTACTCTCAACCTTATTTATAAAGCTATTAAAGATAACTCTGATGATGAAGGTTGGGCAAGCTTAGCGGAGATAGGTAATTATATTAATAACGTAAGACCAGACTTTGATACACGTACATACGGGCGCGCAAAACTGTCAGGATTGTTAAAAAAACTATTAAAGTTTGAATGTAAAATTGAAGACAGCCATATGCTCGTTAGAAAGTTTAACTTCCCACTCTTTATTGAGATGATTCGTACCACGGTTATTGAAATGACTAAGGAAGATGCTAATAGTAATGGTTGGGTTTTTTTATCCAATCTTATTGAGAATCTAAAATCTCAAGTTAGAAATCATCCAATATTAACTCACCTTTCAGAACACGAGATTGAACAAAAGATTTTAATTATTGATCCAAAATATGTAAATTTTAATGATGATAAAAGTCTTATTCGGATTACTACCTAA
- a CDS encoding Cof-type HAD-IIB family hydrolase, which produces MNNKTPTPKIIFFDIDDTLSRNGIIAAHNQATLEALAQTDIKLVISTGRSKAILPADILALFEADVFDAIICMNGQYSFNKDGMISHYPLTATQTNKIVMLCQKSELIHKFDSATHIAWSHENERLREYNAITPNSILDPDYHKANTVYQCSVFFNNQEEKMQDVDFTQDDLKLVHWHHIGADILPAEASKARGIIDLCLHYNIDAKDCMAFGDGLNDLEMFDLVGYAVAMGDAKPELIARADFVTGTIEEHGIQAVVKHLHMDQ; this is translated from the coding sequence ATGAATAATAAAACACCCACTCCCAAAATCATCTTTTTTGACATCGATGACACCTTAAGCCGCAACGGTATTATAGCCGCTCACAACCAAGCAACGCTTGAAGCGCTCGCCCAAACTGATATTAAACTGGTGATTTCAACCGGACGTTCCAAAGCCATATTGCCTGCGGATATACTAGCCTTATTTGAGGCTGATGTATTCGACGCCATTATCTGTATGAATGGACAATATAGCTTTAATAAAGATGGCATGATTAGTCATTATCCATTAACAGCTACGCAGACTAACAAGATTGTCATGCTATGCCAAAAAAGTGAACTCATTCACAAATTTGACTCAGCGACTCATATTGCATGGTCACATGAGAATGAGCGACTGCGTGAATACAATGCAATCACGCCAAACTCTATTCTTGACCCAGACTATCATAAGGCAAATACGGTTTATCAATGTTCTGTATTCTTTAACAATCAAGAAGAGAAAATGCAGGATGTCGATTTTACTCAGGATGATTTAAAACTGGTACATTGGCATCATATTGGCGCAGATATATTACCAGCAGAAGCATCCAAAGCACGCGGTATCATAGATTTATGCCTGCATTACAATATTGATGCGAAGGATTGTATGGCGTTTGGTGACGGGTTGAATGATTTAGAAATGTTTGATTTGGTCGGCTATGCGGTGGCAATGGGCGATGCAAAACCCGAGCTGATCGCGCGTGCGGATTTTGTCACCGGTACGATTGAAGAGCATGGTATTCAAGCGGTTGTTAAGCACTTACATATGGACCAATAG
- a CDS encoding 3-oxoacyl-ACP reductase translates to MAQTVIPALLTDKVAIVTGASRGLGAKIAAQLAAAGASVCVNYLNSKEAAEKVVADIKAAGGQAFAYQGDVTDLAQMQAMAAAVIERFGRIDILVNNALPSYQFNPSADYTSIETVKWAHFSQQIDGIVQGAVNTVQAVLPQMKTQQMGKIINISTNLVYNPVVTYYDYTTAKSALIGLTRNLAAELGQYGIRVNLLAGGLLKTTDASKLTTEEVFDYIATTTPLRQATSVADFANSVLLMASDLSLAITGQSIAVDGGLTMP, encoded by the coding sequence ATGGCTCAAACTGTTATTCCGGCACTTCTTACTGATAAAGTCGCCATTGTCACAGGCGCAAGTCGTGGTCTCGGCGCGAAAATTGCTGCACAGCTGGCAGCAGCAGGTGCGAGCGTTTGCGTTAATTATTTGAATAGTAAAGAGGCGGCTGAAAAAGTGGTTGCTGATATCAAAGCAGCAGGTGGGCAAGCGTTTGCCTATCAAGGGGATGTGACTGATTTAGCGCAAATGCAAGCAATGGCAGCAGCAGTTATAGAGCGTTTCGGACGTATCGATATATTGGTTAACAATGCTTTACCGAGCTATCAATTTAATCCGAGCGCTGATTACACCAGTATTGAGACCGTTAAATGGGCACATTTTTCCCAGCAAATTGACGGCATTGTTCAAGGCGCAGTCAATACGGTACAAGCGGTATTGCCACAAATGAAAACTCAGCAGATGGGTAAGATTATCAATATTTCAACCAATCTGGTTTATAATCCGGTGGTCACTTATTATGACTATACTACCGCAAAATCTGCACTCATTGGTCTGACACGCAATTTAGCGGCGGAGCTGGGGCAATATGGTATTCGGGTGAACTTATTGGCAGGTGGACTACTCAAAACGACTGACGCTAGTAAATTAACGACCGAAGAAGTCTTTGATTATATCGCCACGACGACGCCACTGCGCCAAGCGACCTCAGTTGCCGACTTTGCCAATTCAGTATTGCTGATGGCATCTGACTTAAGCTTAGCCATCACGGGTCAATCTATTGCCGTTGATGGCGGTCTGACGATGCCTTAA
- a CDS encoding FUSC family protein — protein MKPTIWQRFTAPLIEPYARYQHADVLHAIRLGSAVLIALVVNEFTNLPHGEWTTITVFVILGLLQYQGAIYTKAKERILGTILGVGVGLSFLWLIQDIGGWLWLYYALIGIISGIIGYVAVKQLGYIGLLTGITMLMIVSSPDHTNIAQDGLYRAFNILLGAGVAVAATLILPLKSTLMWRFLLASNLETCSNLYAGVGNHIDAEVLVPKPFKFSKATSLSSLTYPASRSVPDTPVNKSLVKALQKINKRLLAVRPHIAATASESGIDKETLETIQRTHRNIIGTIDLLLSAAPRLANIEIDDENHILLIHYQHELTQAMQHMAAVLRSPNDEVFRPITRITVSEYPSVENLGFEWQGYFWLTQTLQVQLQGLSDLLQETKLQWFAASGLRYQRREQRRIEHKGSETDLHL, from the coding sequence GTGAAACCGACTATTTGGCAACGATTTACCGCACCGCTTATTGAGCCTTACGCACGCTATCAGCATGCTGACGTACTGCATGCGATACGTTTGGGTAGCGCCGTTCTCATTGCACTAGTGGTGAATGAGTTTACGAACCTGCCACATGGTGAGTGGACAACCATTACTGTGTTTGTGATATTGGGCTTGTTGCAGTATCAAGGGGCGATTTATACCAAGGCAAAAGAGCGGATTTTGGGTACCATACTCGGTGTAGGTGTCGGACTGAGTTTTTTATGGCTGATTCAAGATATCGGTGGCTGGTTGTGGTTGTATTATGCGCTGATTGGTATTATTAGCGGCATCATCGGTTATGTGGCAGTCAAGCAGTTGGGCTATATAGGTCTGCTAACGGGTATTACGATGTTGATGATTGTCTCAAGCCCTGATCACACCAATATCGCCCAAGATGGTCTCTATCGCGCCTTTAATATCTTGCTTGGTGCTGGCGTGGCAGTCGCGGCAACCTTGATTTTACCGCTAAAATCCACCTTGATGTGGCGGTTTTTATTGGCAAGCAATCTTGAAACATGCAGCAATCTGTATGCAGGGGTTGGAAATCATATTGATGCTGAGGTGTTGGTGCCTAAGCCGTTTAAATTTAGCAAGGCTACTAGCTTATCAAGTTTGACTTATCCTGCGAGCCGATCTGTACCTGATACACCAGTTAATAAATCTTTGGTTAAAGCATTACAAAAAATTAATAAGCGCTTGTTAGCTGTACGCCCGCATATCGCTGCGACTGCCAGCGAATCCGGAATCGACAAAGAGACGTTAGAGACGATTCAGCGCACGCATCGTAATATTATTGGTACTATTGATTTATTATTAAGTGCTGCGCCGCGCTTGGCTAATATTGAAATTGACGATGAAAATCATATCCTACTTATACATTATCAACATGAATTGACTCAAGCGATGCAACATATGGCGGCGGTATTGCGTAGCCCAAATGACGAGGTTTTTCGTCCCATTACCCGAATCACGGTATCAGAATATCCAAGTGTGGAAAATTTAGGCTTTGAGTGGCAAGGCTACTTTTGGTTGACCCAAACCTTACAAGTACAGTTGCAGGGGCTCAGTGACTTACTACAAGAGACTAAGCTGCAATGGTTTGCTGCTTCTGGTCTGCGCTACCAGCGCCGTGAACAACGCCGAATTGAACACAAAGGTAGCGAAACCGATTTGCATTTATAA
- a CDS encoding glutamate synthase subunit beta encodes MAKRLENSFQFLDVPRLEPIKKDIATRSTEFVEIYQPFESESVAQQSHRCLECGNPYCEWKCPVHNYIPNWLKLAAEGQIFQAAELCHQTNTLPEVCGRVCPQDRLCEGSCTLNDGFGAVTIGNVEKYINDTAFALGWRPDMSEVIWTDKKVAIIGAGPAGLGCADILVRNGVKPVIFDKRPEIGGLLTFGIPEFKMEKDVMRNRRVIFEGMGMEFRLETEIGTDVSIDELLGEYDAVFMGMGTYTYMRGGFAGEELEGVYDALDYLIANVNRCNDWEKDPAEYIDLKGKKVVVLGGGDTAMDCNRTSIRQGAHQVVCAYRRDEENMPGSRREVVNAREEGVEFLFNRQPTEIIGLNGKVNAVKVVTTQLGAPDENGRQYPEPIANSEEIIPCDAVIMAFGFSPSPADWFESQQISMDKSGRVLAAEKQTFKFQTNNPKIFAGGDMVRGSDLVVTAIWEGREAAEGILDYLEV; translated from the coding sequence ATGGCAAAACGCTTAGAAAATAGTTTTCAGTTTTTAGATGTGCCACGGCTTGAGCCGATCAAAAAAGACATCGCCACGCGTTCAACGGAATTTGTTGAAATTTATCAACCGTTTGAAAGTGAATCAGTCGCTCAGCAATCGCATCGCTGTTTAGAATGTGGCAATCCGTACTGCGAATGGAAGTGCCCAGTACATAATTATATTCCTAACTGGCTAAAACTGGCAGCTGAAGGTCAAATCTTCCAAGCTGCAGAATTGTGTCATCAAACCAATACCTTGCCTGAAGTCTGCGGGCGTGTTTGCCCGCAAGACCGATTGTGTGAAGGCTCTTGTACGCTTAATGACGGCTTTGGTGCCGTGACGATTGGCAATGTTGAGAAGTATATCAATGACACCGCTTTTGCACTCGGCTGGCGTCCTGATATGTCTGAGGTAATTTGGACAGATAAAAAAGTTGCCATCATCGGTGCAGGACCTGCAGGACTTGGCTGCGCTGATATCTTGGTTAGAAATGGTGTTAAACCCGTTATCTTTGATAAACGCCCAGAGATTGGTGGTTTATTAACCTTTGGTATTCCAGAGTTTAAAATGGAAAAAGACGTCATGCGTAACCGCCGTGTCATCTTTGAAGGCATGGGTATGGAATTTCGCCTTGAGACAGAAATTGGTACTGATGTCAGTATTGATGAGCTGTTAGGCGAATATGACGCTGTGTTTATGGGTATGGGTACTTATACCTATATGCGTGGCGGTTTTGCTGGTGAAGAATTAGAGGGTGTTTATGACGCCTTAGATTACTTGATTGCCAATGTCAATCGCTGTAATGATTGGGAAAAAGACCCAGCAGAGTATATCGATTTGAAAGGTAAAAAAGTGGTGGTACTTGGCGGCGGTGATACTGCAATGGACTGCAATCGTACTAGCATTCGCCAAGGCGCACATCAAGTGGTCTGTGCTTATCGCCGTGATGAAGAAAATATGCCAGGCTCACGTCGTGAAGTGGTCAATGCGCGCGAGGAGGGGGTTGAGTTTTTATTTAATCGTCAGCCCACTGAAATTATCGGTCTCAATGGTAAGGTCAATGCGGTCAAGGTCGTCACTACCCAATTGGGTGCACCAGACGAAAACGGTCGTCAGTATCCTGAGCCGATTGCCAATTCAGAGGAGATTATCCCCTGTGATGCGGTGATTATGGCGTTTGGTTTTAGTCCAAGCCCTGCTGATTGGTTTGAATCGCAGCAGATTTCTATGGACAAATCTGGTCGGGTATTGGCAGCAGAAAAACAAACCTTTAAATTTCAAACTAATAATCCCAAAATATTTGCCGGTGGCGATATGGTTCGCGGCTCTGATTTGGTAGTTACTGCCATCTGGGAAGGTCGTGAAGCAGCTGAAGGAATTTTAGATTATTTAGAAGTATAG